The following are from one region of the Capsicum annuum cultivar UCD-10X-F1 chromosome 1, UCD10Xv1.1, whole genome shotgun sequence genome:
- the LOC107847427 gene encoding endo-1,4-beta-xylanase 5 isoform X1, translating into MKRMRGHPIFSLSLFYGVLFVSMPSFVSPYDGPLYDSSAFAECKLYPEKPLYGGGILKDKLPEFHKFLRMDGKTVTAPIFKLQDITPGIIYSFSTWIRIKSADSALITASVGDKDSEELCVGTVDAKPGCWSFLKGGFVVSTLNLSSIFLKYSDQEDLEIEIASASLQPFTEQQWLLNQQTKINMARKRAVTIHVANKQGVRLEGASLKIQQVSKDFLLGSAIAYTFIGNTPYQNWFLERFNAAVFEDEIKWYTTEPKRGQLNYTLADQLLEFVRRNQITVRGHNIFWEDPKYTPGWVQNLTDSELKSAVNSRIQSLMSKYKDEFVHWDVNNELLHFDFYEQRLGPNATLEFYRTVHQQDPLATLFLNEFNVVENCDSSSTVDKYISKLRELKEDGMSMNGIGLEGHFGVPNRPRIRATLDKLATLGLPIWLTEVDISNTFSMETQAIYLEQVLREGFSHPAVDGIMLWSAIRRNKCYRMCLTDPDLNNLPTGDVVDKLLKEWDTGVLKGQTDEHGSYSFYGFLGDYKVTAKCGDKVVDSAFSLSRSEETKHFSIQL; encoded by the exons TGCAAACTATACCCGGAGAAGCCACTTTATGGTGGGGGAATTCTAAAGGATAAGCTGCCGGAATTTCACAAGTTTTTGAGGATGGATGGAAAGACAGTCACTGCACCTATTTTCAAACTGCAAGATATCACCCCTGgcataatttattctttttcca CTTGGATTAGGATAAAAAGTGCTGATTCTGCTCTCATAACGGCAAGCGTAGGTGACAAAGATTCAGAAGAATTATGTGTAGGCACTGTAGATGCTAAGCCTGGATGTTGGTCCTTCCTCAAGGGTGGATTTGTAGTTTCTACACTTAATTTGTCTTCCATATTTTTAAAG TATTCAGATCAAGAAGACTTGGAAATCGAGATTGCTAGTGCTTCCCTGCAGCCATTCACTGAGCAGCAGTGGTTGTTGAATCAGCAAACAAAAATTAATATG GCAAGGAAGCGTGCTGTTACTATCCATGTCGCAAACAAGCAAGGAGTTAGACTTGAAGGTGCATCACTAAAAATACAACAAGTCTCCAAGGATTTCCTCCTTGGATCCGCTATTGCATATACCTTTATTGGTAATACCCCCTATCAG AACTGGTTTCTTGAGCGATTCAATGCTGCagtttttgaagatgaaatcaagtGGTACACCACAGAGCCCAAACGCGGTCAACTTAACTATACTCTAGCAGATCAGTTGCTGGAATTTGTCCGAAGAAACCAGATCACAGTTAGAGGTCACAATATTTTCTGGGAGGACCCTAAGTATACACCAGGCTGGGTTCAAAATCTTACAGATTCTGAGCTGAAATCAGCTGTAAACTCCAGGATTCAGAGTCTTATGTCCAAATACAAAGATGAATTCGTTCACTGGGATGTTAACAATGAACTACTTCACTTTGATTTCTATGAACAAAGGCTGGGACCGAATGCCACACTTGAATTTTACAGGACAGTGCACCAGCAAGACCCTTTGGCGACTTTGTTCCTGAATGAATTCAATGTGGTGGAGAATTGTGATTCTTCGTCCACCGTTGATAAATATATCTCAAAGTTGAGGGAGCTCAAAGAAGATGGCATGTCAATGAATGGAATTGGCCTTGAGGGTCATTTTGGAGTTCCCAACCGGCCTCGAATAAGAGCTACTCTGGATAAATTAGCAACATTGGGGCTTCCCATTTGGCTCACAGAAGTTGATATCAGTAATACATTCAGCATGGAAACACAG GCTATTTACTTGGAACAAGTATTAAGGGAGGGCTTCTCACATCCAGCTGTGGATGGGATAATGTTGTGGAGTGCCATTAGGAGAAACAAATGTTACAGAATGTGCCTTACAGATCCGGACTTAAATAACCTACCAACTGGTGATGTAGTGGACAAGCTTCTGAAGGAGTGGGATACTGGAGTTCTGAAGGGACAAACTGACGAGCATGGCTCTTACAGCTTCTATGGCTTCCTTGGTGACTACAAAGTCACTGCTAAGTGTGGGGATAAAGTTGTGGATTCAGCATTCTCTCTTAGCCGCAGTGAAGAGACTAAGCATTTTAGCATTCAGCTGTGA
- the LOC107847427 gene encoding endo-1,4-beta-xylanase 5 isoform X2 encodes MCKLYPEKPLYGGGILKDKLPEFHKFLRMDGKTVTAPIFKLQDITPGIIYSFSTWIRIKSADSALITASVGDKDSEELCVGTVDAKPGCWSFLKGGFVVSTLNLSSIFLKYSDQEDLEIEIASASLQPFTEQQWLLNQQTKINMARKRAVTIHVANKQGVRLEGASLKIQQVSKDFLLGSAIAYTFIGNTPYQNWFLERFNAAVFEDEIKWYTTEPKRGQLNYTLADQLLEFVRRNQITVRGHNIFWEDPKYTPGWVQNLTDSELKSAVNSRIQSLMSKYKDEFVHWDVNNELLHFDFYEQRLGPNATLEFYRTVHQQDPLATLFLNEFNVVENCDSSSTVDKYISKLRELKEDGMSMNGIGLEGHFGVPNRPRIRATLDKLATLGLPIWLTEVDISNTFSMETQAIYLEQVLREGFSHPAVDGIMLWSAIRRNKCYRMCLTDPDLNNLPTGDVVDKLLKEWDTGVLKGQTDEHGSYSFYGFLGDYKVTAKCGDKVVDSAFSLSRSEETKHFSIQL; translated from the exons TGCAAACTATACCCGGAGAAGCCACTTTATGGTGGGGGAATTCTAAAGGATAAGCTGCCGGAATTTCACAAGTTTTTGAGGATGGATGGAAAGACAGTCACTGCACCTATTTTCAAACTGCAAGATATCACCCCTGgcataatttattctttttcca CTTGGATTAGGATAAAAAGTGCTGATTCTGCTCTCATAACGGCAAGCGTAGGTGACAAAGATTCAGAAGAATTATGTGTAGGCACTGTAGATGCTAAGCCTGGATGTTGGTCCTTCCTCAAGGGTGGATTTGTAGTTTCTACACTTAATTTGTCTTCCATATTTTTAAAG TATTCAGATCAAGAAGACTTGGAAATCGAGATTGCTAGTGCTTCCCTGCAGCCATTCACTGAGCAGCAGTGGTTGTTGAATCAGCAAACAAAAATTAATATG GCAAGGAAGCGTGCTGTTACTATCCATGTCGCAAACAAGCAAGGAGTTAGACTTGAAGGTGCATCACTAAAAATACAACAAGTCTCCAAGGATTTCCTCCTTGGATCCGCTATTGCATATACCTTTATTGGTAATACCCCCTATCAG AACTGGTTTCTTGAGCGATTCAATGCTGCagtttttgaagatgaaatcaagtGGTACACCACAGAGCCCAAACGCGGTCAACTTAACTATACTCTAGCAGATCAGTTGCTGGAATTTGTCCGAAGAAACCAGATCACAGTTAGAGGTCACAATATTTTCTGGGAGGACCCTAAGTATACACCAGGCTGGGTTCAAAATCTTACAGATTCTGAGCTGAAATCAGCTGTAAACTCCAGGATTCAGAGTCTTATGTCCAAATACAAAGATGAATTCGTTCACTGGGATGTTAACAATGAACTACTTCACTTTGATTTCTATGAACAAAGGCTGGGACCGAATGCCACACTTGAATTTTACAGGACAGTGCACCAGCAAGACCCTTTGGCGACTTTGTTCCTGAATGAATTCAATGTGGTGGAGAATTGTGATTCTTCGTCCACCGTTGATAAATATATCTCAAAGTTGAGGGAGCTCAAAGAAGATGGCATGTCAATGAATGGAATTGGCCTTGAGGGTCATTTTGGAGTTCCCAACCGGCCTCGAATAAGAGCTACTCTGGATAAATTAGCAACATTGGGGCTTCCCATTTGGCTCACAGAAGTTGATATCAGTAATACATTCAGCATGGAAACACAG GCTATTTACTTGGAACAAGTATTAAGGGAGGGCTTCTCACATCCAGCTGTGGATGGGATAATGTTGTGGAGTGCCATTAGGAGAAACAAATGTTACAGAATGTGCCTTACAGATCCGGACTTAAATAACCTACCAACTGGTGATGTAGTGGACAAGCTTCTGAAGGAGTGGGATACTGGAGTTCTGAAGGGACAAACTGACGAGCATGGCTCTTACAGCTTCTATGGCTTCCTTGGTGACTACAAAGTCACTGCTAAGTGTGGGGATAAAGTTGTGGATTCAGCATTCTCTCTTAGCCGCAGTGAAGAGACTAAGCATTTTAGCATTCAGCTGTGA